A portion of the Zymoseptoria tritici IPO323 chromosome 8, whole genome shotgun sequence genome contains these proteins:
- the ALS1 gene encoding 5-aminolevulinate synthase: MEVLLRQSRAMCPFLNKTSPATLRSLSNSSSVYQAAPGGGAMSNLQITARRCPVMGKALSVQSARNVNTALSGVFGGQRAYHAKVPRAKLHTSSSKEAQAVEIPRSERRQHAPFARPASAATSASASADQTLASPPPPPTAARFDYEGFYHNELDKKHKDKSYRYFNNINRLAQEFPRAHMGARNERVDVWCSNDYLGMGRNPQVLNKMHETLDMYGSGAGGTRNISGHNQHAVGLEATCAKLHAKEAALVFSSCYVANDATLATLGSKLPNCVILSDSMNHASMIQGIRHSGAKKVVFKHNDVVDLENKLAAIPSDVPKIIAFESVYSMCGSIGPIAEICDLAEKYGAITFLDEVHAVGMYGPSGAGVAEHLDYETYANGESPLGTVQDRIDIITGTLGKAYGCVGGYIAGSSKMVDTIRSLAPGFIFTTSLPPATMAGAQTAIEYQMAFQGDRRLQQLHTRAVKSALNELDIPVMPNPSHIIPVLVGNAEVAKKASDLLLEKHNIYVQAINYPTVPVGQERLRITPTPGHVKEFREHLVQALDSVWTELGINRTSDWKAQGGFCGVGVEGAEVVEPLWTDKQLGVEDVARQLGSGAGLTNVLEGLLEKESQEVRRVAVAAAA; the protein is encoded by the coding sequence atggaagtcctcctccgccagtCGCGAGCCATGTGCCCGTTTCTGAACAAGACCTCGCCCGCCACCCTGCGTTCGCTCTCCAACAGCTCGAGCGTCTACCAGGCCGCTCCGGGCGGCGGCGCCATGTCAAACCTGCAGATCACCGCTCGCCGCTGCCCCGTCATGGGCAAGGCTTTGTCGGTGCAATCCGCCCGCAACGTCAACACCGCCCTctccggcgtcttcggcGGCCAGCGAGCCTACCACGCCAAAGTGCCTCGTGCGAAATTGCACACCTCTTCTTCCAAGGAGGCTCAGGCTGTCGAGATCCCACGCTCCGAGCGTCGTCAGCACGCACCATTCGCTCGCCCTGCGTCCGCCGCCACCAGCGCTTCCGCCTCTGCCGATCAGACTTTGGCAAgcccaccaccgccaccaacGGCCGCTCGATTCGACTATGAGGGATTCTACCACAATGAGCTGGACAAGAAGCACAAGGACAAGTCGTACCGCTACTTCAACAACATCAATCGTCTCGCGCAGGAATTTCCTCGCGCGCACATGGGTGCGAGAAACGAGCGTGTGGACGTGTGGTGCTCGAACGACTACCTCGGAATGGGACGCAACCCGCAGGTTTTGAACAAGATGCACGAGACTTTGGACATGTACGGATCAGGCGCGGGAGGCACTCGTAACATTTCCGGGCACAACCAGCACGCCGTAGGCCTCGAGGCGACCTGCGCGAAACTGCACGCCAAAGAGGCAGCActcgtcttctcctcctgctACGTCGCCAACGATGCTACGCTCGCAACTCTCGGCTCCAAACTCCCCAACTGCGTCATCCTTTCCGACAGCATGAACCACGCCTCCATGATTCAAGGAATCCGCCACTCGGGGGCGAAGAAAGTCGTCTTCAAACACAACGACGTAGTCGATCTCGAGAACAAACTCGCCGCCATTCCCTCCGACGTCCCCAAAATCATCGCCTTTGAATCCGTCTACTCCATGTGCGGCTCCATCGGACCCATCGCCGAAATCTGCGACCTCGCCGAGAAGTACGGCGCCATCACCTTTCTCGACGAAGTCCATGCCGTCGGCATGTACGGTCCATCCGGCGCCGGCGTGGCTGAACACCTCGACTACGAGACCTACGCCAACGGCGAGTCTCCGCTCGGAACCGTCCAGGACCGCATTGACATCATCACCGGCACCCTCGGCAAAGCTTACGGCTGTGTGGGAGGCTACATTGCGGGCTCCTCCAAAATGGTCGACACCATCCGCTCCCTCGCTCCAGGcttcatcttcaccacctccctcccgccCGCCACTATGGCCGGCGCGCAGACTGCCATTGAATACCAAATGGCATTCCAGGGCGACCGCCGCTTGCAGCAACTCCACACCCGCGCCGTCAAGTCCGCCTTGAACGAACTCGATATCCCCGTTATGCCCAACCCCTCCCACATCATCCCCGTGCTAGTCGGTAATGCGGAAGTCGCCAAGAAAGCTTCCGACTTGCTCCTTGAAAAACACAACATCTACGTCCAAGCGATCAACTACCCTACCGTTCCTGTCGGACAAGAACGGCTCCGTATCACGCCCACCCCTGGACACGTCAAGGAGTTCAGAGAACACCTCGTGCAAGCGCTGGACTCCGTGTGGACGGAGTTGGGCATCAATCGCACGAGTGACTGGAAGGCGCAAGGCGGGTTTTGTGGAGTTGGGGTCGAAGGGGCGGAGGTCGTGGAGCCGCTTTGGACGGATAAGCAGTTGGGCGTGGAGGATGTGGCGAGGCAGCTGGGTAGTGGAGCCGGATTGACGAATGTTCTGGAGGGGTTGCTTGAGAAGGAGAGTCAGGAGGTTAGGAgggttgctgttgctgcggcggcttaG